A window of the Mycobacteriales bacterium genome harbors these coding sequences:
- a CDS encoding 4Fe-4S dicluster domain-containing protein, giving the protein MAEHALSGPQHDPAGDSGYPADHPARKGFFTDTSICIGCKACEVACKQWNDVPDDGFNLLGLSYDNTGALGASTWRHVAFIEQPAAPAPAPAPSTVDLGMPSFSKPGDGSGVEDREEFRWLMSSDVCKHCTHAGCLDVCPTGALFRTEFGTVVVQQDICNGCGYCVSGCPYGVIQRREGDGRAWKCTMCYDRQKDGLMPACATACPTQSIQYGDLDELRVRAAARVEELHAQGVGEARLYGEDPDDGVGGNGAFFLLLDEPEVYGFPPDPVVPARDIRSMWTYAGLAAAALTAVAGAVFGGRG; this is encoded by the coding sequence ATGGCTGAGCACGCGCTCTCCGGGCCGCAGCACGACCCGGCCGGCGACTCCGGCTATCCCGCGGATCACCCGGCCCGCAAGGGATTCTTCACCGACACCTCGATCTGCATCGGCTGCAAGGCCTGCGAGGTCGCCTGCAAGCAGTGGAACGACGTGCCCGACGACGGGTTCAACCTGCTCGGGCTGTCCTACGACAACACCGGCGCGCTCGGCGCGTCGACCTGGCGGCACGTGGCGTTCATCGAGCAGCCCGCGGCACCGGCACCGGCACCGGCACCGTCCACAGTGGACCTCGGGATGCCGTCGTTCTCGAAGCCGGGCGACGGGTCCGGGGTGGAGGACCGCGAGGAGTTCCGCTGGCTGATGTCCTCGGACGTCTGCAAGCACTGCACGCACGCGGGCTGCCTGGACGTCTGCCCGACCGGCGCACTGTTCCGGACCGAGTTCGGCACGGTCGTGGTCCAGCAGGACATCTGCAACGGCTGCGGCTACTGCGTCTCCGGCTGTCCGTACGGGGTGATCCAGCGGCGGGAGGGCGACGGCCGGGCCTGGAAGTGCACGATGTGCTACGACCGGCAGAAGGACGGCCTGATGCCGGCCTGCGCAACCGCCTGCCCGACCCAGTCGATCCAGTACGGCGACCTGGACGAGCTGCGGGTGCGGGCCGCGGCCCGGGTCGAGGAGCTGCACGCGCAGGGCGTCGGCGAGGCCCGGCTCTACGGCGAGGATCCGGACGACGGCGTCGGCGGCAACGGCGCGTTCTTCCTGCTGCTCGACGAGCCCGAGGTGTACGGCTTCCCACCGGATCCGGTCGTGCCGGCCCGCGACATCCGCAGCATGTGGACGTACGCGGGGCTGGCGGCGGCCGCGCTGACCGCGGTGGCCGGCGCGGTCTTCGGCGGGCGCGGATGA